The following DNA comes from Streptomyces pristinaespiralis.
CTCGCTGACCGGCGGCGGCCTGCCCACCGGCACGCTGGGCGGCGGCGGCCTGCCGATCGGCTGACGGCACGGCGCACACATGCGGGAAGGGCCCGGGAGCAGCTGCTCCCGGGCCCTTCCCGTGCATCGGGTCCCGCTCAGCCGAGGCGCTTGACCGCCGCCTCGACCCGCTCGTCGGTCGCGGTGAAGGCCACACGTACGAAACGCTCGCCCGCCTCGCCGTAGAAGTCGCCGGGCGCGACCAGGATGCCCAGACCGGCCAGGTACGCGACGGTGTCCCAGCACGGCTCGTCGCGGGTGGCCCACAGGTAGAGGCTGGCCTCGCTGTGCTCGATCCGGAAGCCGTGCGACTCCAGCGCGGTCCGCAGGGCCGTGCGGCGGGCCGCGTACCTGGCGCGCTGCTCGGTGACGTGCGTGTCGTCGCCGAGCGCGGCGACGGTGGCGGCCTGGACGGGGGCGGGGGTCATCATGCCGCCGTGCTTGCGGATCTTCAGGAGCTCGCCCAGCACGTCCTCGTCGCCCGCGACGAAGGCGGCGCGGTAGCCGGCCAGGTTGGAGCGCTTGGAGAGCGAGTGGACGGCCACCACACCGGCGTACGAGCCGCCGCAGACGTCCGGGTGGAGCACGGAGACCGGCTCCGCCTCCCAGCCCAGCTCGAGGTAGCACTCGTCGCTGAACACCAGCACGTCGTGCTCACGCGCCCAGGCGACGATGCGGGTCAGCTCGTCCTTGTCCAGCACCCGGCCGGTCGGGTTGGAGGGTGAGTTGAGCCAGAGCAGCCGCAGGCCCTCCGGGTCGAGCTCGGTCGGGTCGTCGTAGACCACGGGGGTGGCGCCGCAGAGCCTCGCGCCGACCTCGTACGTGGGGTAGGCGAGACGCGGGTAGGCGACCCGGTCGCCGGCGCCCAGACCCAGCTGCGTCGGCAGCCAGGCCACCAGCTCCTTCGAACCGACGACCGGCAGGACGTTGGTGTGCGCCACGTTCGCGGCGCCGAGCCGGCGCTCGACCCAGGAAACGAGCGCGTCGCGCAGCGCCGGCGTGCCCCAGACCGTGGGGTAGCCCGGCGAGTCGGCGGCCGCCACGAGTGCCTTCCTGATCAGCTCGGGCACGGGGTCGACCGGGGTGCCGACGGAGAGGTCCACGATGCCGTCGGGGTGGGCCGCGGCCGTGGCCTTGTAGGGCTCGAGCTTGTCCCAGGGGAAGACGGGGAGTCGCGAGGAGACTGCGGGCACGGCGGCGCTCACTTTCGGGTACGGCGTCGTTTCGGGCTGTCGGTCAGGGCGTCGGACGGCGGGGCGCGCGGACGTCGGGGGACGACCGGGTGCGTCCGGCGGGGTGCGTCAAACGCCTCGGTCCCGTACGGACGACGAACCGTACGGGACCGGGGACATGCGGACTTCGATCAGCCGTTCTGCGGCGGCAGGGCGGCGATGAAGGGGTGGTCGCGCTCGATCAGGCCGAGCTTGGAGGCGCCACCGGGCGAACCGAGCTCGTCGAAGAACTCGACGTTCGCCTTGTAGTAGTCCTTCCACTCCTCCGGGGTGTCGTCCTCGTAGAAGATGGCCTCGACCGGGCAGACCGGCTCACAAGCACCACAGTCGACGCATTCGTCCGGGTGGATGTACAAGGACCGGGAGCCCTCGTAGATGCAGTCGACGGGGCACTCCTCGATGCACGCCTTGTCCTTGACGTCGACACAAGGCTGCGCGATGACGTAGGTCACGCTGTCGTTCCTCCTCGATAAGGGCTGGCTTGCGCGGGAGCGCGGCGTCGTCGATGCCCGCCTCTAGTATCTCCGTTCTTGGTAACGATCCGAACAGGAGGGGCTCACAGAGCTGTGGAATTCACTGCGGGCGGACGGCTCGAAATCAGGATCAGCCCTGCTGACGTGGGCAAACGCGTCTCGGTGCGGTGCTTGAGCGACGCTGAAGGGCCGGTCGCGAAGTTCACCGACACGGTTGGTGTTCTCACATCATGGACCGACGATGTGCTGGTGATCACACGCCGCACGGGCGAGAGCGTCCGCATCCCGCAGTCCTTGCTGGTCGCGGGCAAGGTCGTGCCCGCGGAGCCCGCGCGGCGCAGGGGCCCCGCGGCCGATTTCCAGGAGCTGGCCAGGGTGACGGCGCGCGCCTGGCAGCCGGTGGAGAGCGAGCGGCTCGGCGACTGGGAGCTGCGGGCGTCGGCGGGCTTCACCCGGCGGGCGAACTCGGTCCTCCCCCTCGGCGATCCGGGCATGCCGCTGGACGACGCGCTGGCGCGGGTGCGGGACTGGTACGCGGCACGCGGTCTTCCGGCGTACGCGCAGACCGCCACAGGCGCCGCCGGCACGCAGGAGGAGCTCTGCGCCGAGCTGGAGGCCCGGGGCTGGCGCGCCGAGGTCTCGGCGCAGGTGCAGGTCGGCGGCCTGGCGGCGGTGGGCGACCTGGACGCGGACGTCTCCCGGGTCACGTTGTCCCGCTCGTTCGACGAGGCGTGGCTGCGGCGCTACCAGCGTTCCGGTGTGCCAGGACCACATGTGCTGAAGGTCCTCGGCAGCGGCCCTTCCGTATGGTTCGCCTCCATACCCGGGGAGGGTCGGAGCCCCGCGGCCATCGGCCGATGTGTGGTCGACGCACGCTGGGCGGGCTTCATGGCGGTGGAGGTGGACCCGGAGTACCGCCGCCAGGGGCTCGCGAAGGCGATCATGGCCGCGCTGGCCCGCCGGGCCCTCGAGGAGGGAGCCTCGGCTGCCTGGCTGCAGGTCGAGTCGGACAATGACGGGGGGCGTGCCCTGTACGCCGGGATGGGCTTCCGGGTCCATCACCACTACCACCACTACCGGGCGATGTAGCCGGGGGCGGAGCTCATGCACCAGAACGACCGGCGGTCCCGCTTCGCGCAGGAGGCCCGCTCACAGCGGCCGGACGTGGCCCTGCTCTGCCTGCTCATCGGCGCGGAGGCCGACCCCTCGCTCGACGAGGCGGGCACGGACGCGGCCCAGATCGAGCTGGACCGCCTGGCCGGGATGCTCCCGTACGGGCTGCGGGACCCGCACGCGTGGGCGGCGGCCGTCGCCGACCTGCTGGGTGGCCGGGAGGGCTTCCACGGCACGGCCGGCGACTACCAGCACCTGGAGTCCTCGCTCCTCCACGAGGTCCTGCGCCGCCGCCGGGGCCTGCCGATCCTGCTCTCGGTCGTCTGGACGGAGGTCGCCCGCCGCGCGGGCGCCCATGTCTACGGAGTCGCCCTTCCGGGCCACTTCGTGGTCGGCTTCGGCGACCCGGAGGACCCGGCAGGGCAGGTCCTGGCCGACCCGTTCGCGGCCGGCCGGGTGCTCTCCGGCACGGAGGCCGACCTGCTCGTCACGAGCGCCGTGGGGACGTCCCTGACCCCGTCCATGCTGACGCCCGCCGATCCGCTCGCGGTGGTCTCCCGCATCCTCAACAACATCCGCGCCTGGGCTGCCCAGCGCCCGGAGCACTCGGCGGTCGCCCTCTGGGCGCTCGACCTCCTTCTCCTGCTCCCCGCCCACCCGGCCCGCCTGCGCTTCGAGCGTGCCCAACTGCTCGTCCAGCGGGGCGACTTCCTGACGGGCGCGGCGGAGATGGACGCGTACGCGGAGGTCGTGGACGCGGTCGAACCGACGGCGGCGGAGGAGATCCGGGGACGGGCACGGGCGGCCAGGGCCATGCTCAACTGAGGCTGTTCCGGGCCCGCCGAAGCCTTCCGGACCGGGTCCGCCCTGCCGGGCCTACCGGAACTCGTGCACGACCTGGATCTCGCCCACGATGTGCGCGTTGAACTCGTCGAGCTCCTCGGCCGGCACCCAGAGCTCGAGGATCGTCCTCCCGCCCGCCTGCTGCACGGGGTACCGCGCGACGAACTCGGACTCGACCTCGAACCGCGTCACGAACCCGGCACCGTCGTGCTTGACGTTCCAGTCCCTGGCGATGCGGATCGCGTAGTCCTCGTTGAGCACGGGATAGAAGATCGGCTGCTCGGGCAGCCTCGGCGGCCACGCCCGCCATCCCGACTTCCGCACCAACTCCAGCTCCTCGGGGCCGGTGGGGCGCCACAGGGTCGTGGTGGGGGTGGTGGCGTGCTGCTGCCTGGTCATGATCAGCTCTCGGGAGTCGGGCGTGCCGGGTGTGAGCCCGGACGATAACCCGCGTACTGCCCGACGGCCACGGTGTTTTTTGCGTCCGCTCGCACCGCGGGCAGGGCGGCTCTCTCGACGCCCGCGCGCCGCCAGGAATCCATGAGTCCCAACTCCACTGTCGGATACCTCACTTGTAGGCCGTCCCGCCGAAACGGCTTTGGGCGCGACGATCACCCGTGAGATCTTTTTCGCACATGCATTCTGCGAACACAGGCTCGCACGGGGGGATTTCGCACTGTGGCTGTAACTGTGCCTGATTGGGCCGACACCCTGCTCGACGTCATCGGCGTCAACTGGCCCAACGTCGACGAGGACGCCTACCGCGACATGGCGGACTCCCTGCGGGAGTTCGCCGAGGACCTCGAGGACGACGGCCATCTCGCGAACCAGCACGTGCAACGTTTGCTGTCCTCCGGCTACGGCGAAGCCATCGACGCGCTGAACGGCCACTGGGGCAAGGTCAAGGACAAGCACATCAAGGACATCGCCGGGGCCGCCCGCACCATCGCGGGCGCCCTGGACAACGCCGCCACGGCGATCGAGGCCATGAAGTACGCCGCCCTCGTCCACCTCGGCGTCCTCGCCGGCAAGGCCGGCATCTCGATGGCCCTCATCCCCGTCACCGGCGGACTGTCCATGCTCCTCGGCGCCGCCGCCATCGCCGCCTGCCAGCAGGCCGTCCGCAAGGTCATCAAGGAATGCATGGAGGAGGTCGTCGCCTACATCGTCTCGGCGATGACCGAACCCGCAGTCGCGGCCCTCGAGAACATGGCCGCCGACCTCGCCATTCAGGTCGCCGCCGACGCGCTGGGTCTGCAGAACGGCGTCGACATGAACCAGGTGGGCCAAGCCGGCAAGGACGGCTTCAAGGAGGGCGTCCAAGGCGCGAAGGACGCGATGCACCTGGCCTCCGCAGGAGGTTCACCAGGCCCCGGACCAGGTGCCGGCAAAGGCGTCCACATCGAGCACTCCGAGCACGACCGCGCCGGCACCAAGCTGAACCTCGTCAGCGTCGGCGTCCACGGCAAGACCGCCGGCAAGCTGACCAAGGCCAGGTCCCATCACGGCCGCACCCGTGGCAAGGACGACATCGCCGGCGCGCTCGACCCGGTGGTCGACAAAGCGATGGAGGCCCTGGGCAAGGCCACGAAAGAGATGGGCGACCACCTCGGCAAGAAGCTGCCGAAGGCTGTCAAGGACATCTCCGACAACCAGAAGAGGACCGACCAGGCAATCAAGGACAGGCTCGCCCGGGAGAACAAGGACGGCGGCGACGGGCGCGACGGCGGGAAGGGGGGCACCCGCCCCGGAGGCGACCGGTCCAAGGACTCCGCCCACACCAAGCCCGACTCGCTCAAGGACGCCAAGGACGATCCGCGCCGCAACGGCATCCCGCTCGACAAGAAGACCTGTGAGAACGACCCGGTGGACGTCGCCACCGGCGAGATGACACTGCCCCAGACGGACCTGTCCCTGCCGGGCGTCCTGCCCCTGGTCCTCCGGCGCACTCACCTCTCCGGATACCGCTTCGGCCAGTGGTTCGGCCGCAGTTGGGCCTCCACCCTGGACGAGCGGATCGAGCTCGACCCGCTCGGCGGCGGCGCGGTCTGGTCGCGCGAGGACGGCTCCCTCCTCGTCTACCCCCGGCTGCCGCTGCCGGACGAACCGGACGGCGTCCTGCCTCTCGAAGGGGCGCGTCTGCCTCTCCTGCACGGCGACGAGGTCAACGGGGAGACCACCTATCGCGTCACCGATCCGCACTCCGGCCTGACGCGCTCGTTCACCGGCAGCCCGTACAACGAGTCGTCCGCGTACTGGCTCAGGGAGATCGAGGACCGCAACCTCAACCGGATCACGTTCACCCGCCGCCGGGACGGCAGCCCCACGGCCGTCACTCATGACGGTGGATACCGGGTCACCCTGGCCGTCGAGGAGGCCCGCGTACGCGAGCTCGCCCTGCGCACACCGGACGGCCCGGTCACCGTCATGCGCTACGGCTACGACGCACGGGGCAACCTCGACGCCGTCATCAACTCCTCCGGCCGGCCGCTCCGCTTCACCTACGACGCCGACGCCAGAATCACCTCCTGGACCGACCGGAACGACTCCACCTTCCGGTACGTCTACGACAGCGCCGGCCGGGTCGTCCGCACGATCGGCCCGGACGGATACCTGTCCTCCACGTTCGTCCACGACGTCCACGGCGAGACGGGCGCCCCGATCACCCGGTACACGAATTCGGTCGGCGCGACGAAGGTCTTCCACTTCAACGACCACCTGCAGGTCGTCGCGGAGACCGACCCCCTGGGGAACACGACTCACCAGACCTTCGACCGGTACGACCGCCTCCTCTCCCGCACCGACGCCCTCGGCCGGACCACCGCCTACACCTACGACGACCGCGGCAACCTCACCCGTGTCGACCACCCGGACGGCACCGCGGCCACCGTCGAGTACAACGAGCTGAACCAGCTCGCATCCGTCACCGGCCCGGACGGTTCCACATCGCGGCAGGAGTACGACGAGCGCGGCAACCCGACCCTCTTCACACGCCCGAACGGGTCGACGACCCGCCTTACCCATGGGCCGCGCGGCCAGCTCACCGGGGTCGACGACTCCCTGGGCGCACTTGACCGGGTGCACTGCGACGCTGCCGGTCTCCCGCTGGCGGTCCGCGGCCCGCTCGGCGCGGTCACCCGCTACACGCGGGACGCCTTCGGGCGGGCGACCAGGATCACCGATCCGCAGGGCCGCACCACCGAGCTGGAGTGGACCGTCGAGGGCAAGCTCGCTCGTCGGACCGACCCGGACGGCGCGCAGCAGTCGTGGACCTACGACGGCGAGGGCAACTGCCTTGTCCACACGGACGCTGTGGGCGGCGAGACCCGCTTCGAGTACACCCACTTCGACCTGGTCGCCGCCCGCACCGCACCGGACGGCGCGCGCCACGAGTTCGCTCATGACACAGAGCTGCGCCTCGCTGCCGTGACCGACCCGCAGGGCCTCACCTGGAGCTACGAGTACGACTCGGCGGGGCGCCTCACCTCCGAGACGGACTTCGACGGCCGCACCCTCACGTACGCCCACGATGCGATGGGCCGCCTGTCCGCCCGTACGAACGGCCTCGGGCAGACGGTCCGCTACGAGCGCGACTCGGCGGGCCGCGTGATCACGAAAGACGCGGACGGTGCGGTCACCCGCTTCACCTACGACATCCACGGTCACCTCGCCAGTGCCGTGAGCCCGGACGTCCAACTGTCCTTCGTACGCGACAGCTCGGGCCGGATCCTCCGCGAGATCTGCAACGGCCGGGAACTCGCCAACGTCTACGACGAGACCGGCCGCCGCCTCCGCCGCACCACCCCCTCCGGAGCGGTCAGCACCTGGTCCTTCCCCGCGGACCTCCACGCCGAGCTGAACGCCTCGGGCCACCCAGTGGTCTTCGAGTTCGACGAGTCGGGCAGGGAGAGCACCCGCCGCATCGGCGACACACTGGCCATCGAGCACGCCTACGACGCCGGCGGCCGCCTGACCGACCAGCGCGTCCGGGGTGCCGGTGACCGGACTCTCCAGCACCGCACCTACACGTACCGCGCGGACGGCCACCTCACCTCGGTCGACGACCAGCTCGGCGGCCGACGGCGGTTGGAACTGACCCGCGAAGGCCGGGTCACGGGCGTCACCGCCGAGAACTGGAGCGAGCGGTACGCCTACGACGAGGCCGGCAACCAGACGACAGCGTCCTCCCCGGGCGGCGGTGACACCGACGGCCCACGCGAGTACGTCGGTACCCGCATCACCCGTGCGGGCAGGGTCCGCTACGAACACGACGCGCAGGGCCGGGTCGTCCTGCGCCAGAAGGCCCGTCTCTCGCGCAAGCCGGACACCTGGCACTACGGCTGGGACGCC
Coding sequences within:
- a CDS encoding bifunctional succinyldiaminopimelate transaminase/glutamate-prephenate aminotransferase, whose translation is MPAVSSRLPVFPWDKLEPYKATAAAHPDGIVDLSVGTPVDPVPELIRKALVAAADSPGYPTVWGTPALRDALVSWVERRLGAANVAHTNVLPVVGSKELVAWLPTQLGLGAGDRVAYPRLAYPTYEVGARLCGATPVVYDDPTELDPEGLRLLWLNSPSNPTGRVLDKDELTRIVAWAREHDVLVFSDECYLELGWEAEPVSVLHPDVCGGSYAGVVAVHSLSKRSNLAGYRAAFVAGDEDVLGELLKIRKHGGMMTPAPVQAATVAALGDDTHVTEQRARYAARRTALRTALESHGFRIEHSEASLYLWATRDEPCWDTVAYLAGLGILVAPGDFYGEAGERFVRVAFTATDERVEAAVKRLG
- a CDS encoding GNAT family N-acetyltransferase, which translates into the protein MEFTAGGRLEIRISPADVGKRVSVRCLSDAEGPVAKFTDTVGVLTSWTDDVLVITRRTGESVRIPQSLLVAGKVVPAEPARRRGPAADFQELARVTARAWQPVESERLGDWELRASAGFTRRANSVLPLGDPGMPLDDALARVRDWYAARGLPAYAQTATGAAGTQEELCAELEARGWRAEVSAQVQVGGLAAVGDLDADVSRVTLSRSFDEAWLRRYQRSGVPGPHVLKVLGSGPSVWFASIPGEGRSPAAIGRCVVDARWAGFMAVEVDPEYRRQGLAKAIMAALARRALEEGASAAWLQVESDNDGGRALYAGMGFRVHHHYHHYRAM
- the fdxA gene encoding ferredoxin, encoding MTYVIAQPCVDVKDKACIEECPVDCIYEGSRSLYIHPDECVDCGACEPVCPVEAIFYEDDTPEEWKDYYKANVEFFDELGSPGGASKLGLIERDHPFIAALPPQNG
- a CDS encoding RHS repeat-associated core domain-containing protein; translation: MAVTVPDWADTLLDVIGVNWPNVDEDAYRDMADSLREFAEDLEDDGHLANQHVQRLLSSGYGEAIDALNGHWGKVKDKHIKDIAGAARTIAGALDNAATAIEAMKYAALVHLGVLAGKAGISMALIPVTGGLSMLLGAAAIAACQQAVRKVIKECMEEVVAYIVSAMTEPAVAALENMAADLAIQVAADALGLQNGVDMNQVGQAGKDGFKEGVQGAKDAMHLASAGGSPGPGPGAGKGVHIEHSEHDRAGTKLNLVSVGVHGKTAGKLTKARSHHGRTRGKDDIAGALDPVVDKAMEALGKATKEMGDHLGKKLPKAVKDISDNQKRTDQAIKDRLARENKDGGDGRDGGKGGTRPGGDRSKDSAHTKPDSLKDAKDDPRRNGIPLDKKTCENDPVDVATGEMTLPQTDLSLPGVLPLVLRRTHLSGYRFGQWFGRSWASTLDERIELDPLGGGAVWSREDGSLLVYPRLPLPDEPDGVLPLEGARLPLLHGDEVNGETTYRVTDPHSGLTRSFTGSPYNESSAYWLREIEDRNLNRITFTRRRDGSPTAVTHDGGYRVTLAVEEARVRELALRTPDGPVTVMRYGYDARGNLDAVINSSGRPLRFTYDADARITSWTDRNDSTFRYVYDSAGRVVRTIGPDGYLSSTFVHDVHGETGAPITRYTNSVGATKVFHFNDHLQVVAETDPLGNTTHQTFDRYDRLLSRTDALGRTTAYTYDDRGNLTRVDHPDGTAATVEYNELNQLASVTGPDGSTSRQEYDERGNPTLFTRPNGSTTRLTHGPRGQLTGVDDSLGALDRVHCDAAGLPLAVRGPLGAVTRYTRDAFGRATRITDPQGRTTELEWTVEGKLARRTDPDGAQQSWTYDGEGNCLVHTDAVGGETRFEYTHFDLVAARTAPDGARHEFAHDTELRLAAVTDPQGLTWSYEYDSAGRLTSETDFDGRTLTYAHDAMGRLSARTNGLGQTVRYERDSAGRVITKDADGAVTRFTYDIHGHLASAVSPDVQLSFVRDSSGRILREICNGRELANVYDETGRRLRRTTPSGAVSTWSFPADLHAELNASGHPVVFEFDESGRESTRRIGDTLAIEHAYDAGGRLTDQRVRGAGDRTLQHRTYTYRADGHLTSVDDQLGGRRRLELTREGRVTGVTAENWSERYAYDEAGNQTTASSPGGGDTDGPREYVGTRITRAGRVRYEHDAQGRVVLRQKARLSRKPDTWHYGWDAEDHLVSVTTPDGTRWRYVYDALGRRIAKQRLSADATTVAEEVTFTWDGDTLCEQTTSLTGSADSVALTWDHDGVKPVTQVERRLLDRSEVDRRFFAIVTDLVGTPRELVDEQGKVAWRTRATLWGTTTWNRSATAYTPLRFPGQYFDPESGLHYNRHRHYDPESGRYLSPDPLGLVPAPNAVTYVDNPTRWIDPLGLAGCPHRNGEHRHSVVLGVDMEPHRQSESLARYLRNDPSYPNHDPNRPQDPGAHTYNGNAYSGEEAGGPIWMTNVMAAVGDRNTTLSITLDGMPNSEGRVGNWSTPADIVDAFQAAAQHGAQFNTSHEDNYPRRGSGTAWEMSEVAYAVRNYDGAAAWGDPDSERPGRPWEEIHWYTRDEENGGYKEIKVPKPDIPEIQPDLSKLPKHLRDALNGES
- a CDS encoding transglutaminase-like domain-containing protein — translated: MHQNDRRSRFAQEARSQRPDVALLCLLIGAEADPSLDEAGTDAAQIELDRLAGMLPYGLRDPHAWAAAVADLLGGREGFHGTAGDYQHLESSLLHEVLRRRRGLPILLSVVWTEVARRAGAHVYGVALPGHFVVGFGDPEDPAGQVLADPFAAGRVLSGTEADLLVTSAVGTSLTPSMLTPADPLAVVSRILNNIRAWAAQRPEHSAVALWALDLLLLLPAHPARLRFERAQLLVQRGDFLTGAAEMDAYAEVVDAVEPTAAEEIRGRARAARAMLN